The Nitrosomonas sp. genomic sequence CAATGCCACGCCTTCCTGGGTAACAAGAAAACGTTTTTTGTCCTCATCCGCATCAAACCCTGCGACCAGTCCTTCTGGGATAATGCAGTTTTTTTCAATTACCACTCGCCGGAGACGGGCGTGACGACCGATATCAACATTGGGCAAGATGACACAATCTTCAATGGCGCTAAAACTTCTGACCTGAACATTAGAAAAGAGCAGCGAGCGGCGAACCGTTGAGCCACTGATGATGCATCCGCCAGAAACCATGGAATCCAGTGCCTGGCCGCGACGGTCGTTGTCATCAAATACAAACTTGGCTGGAGGCAGTTGTTCCTGGTAAGTCCAGATTGGCCAGTCCTCATCGTAGAGGTTCAGATCAGGCGTGATGGTCGTGAGGTCGATATTAGCTTCCCAGTAGGCATTGACGGTGCCAACATCCCGCCAGTAAGGCGCGTCTGGCGTAGTGCTGACGCAGCTGCGCTGGAAACGATGCGCGTAAACCTGCGCACTTTCGACTAGCCGTGGAATGATATCCCTGCCGAAGTCATGAGATGATGCGTTGGCATCGTGATCCTGAATGAGATGGTCGTACAAAAACCTGGCGTTAAATACATAGATCCCCATGCTAACGAGCGCTTTATCCGGCTGCCCGGGAATCGGCGAGGGATTCTCTGGCTTCTCGCTGAAGTCAATAATGCGCCAGGCGCTATCAACCGCCATGACGCCAAATGCACTGGCCTCACTGACGGGTACCTCGATGCAGGCAACGGTCAGATCTGCCTGTGTTTCTGCATGATCAGCCAGTAGACGACCATAGTCCATCTTGTAAATATGGTCGCCGCCAAGAATGAGCACATATTGAGGGTCGTGGCTGCGTAATATGTCCAGATTCTGGAAAACCGCATCCGCCGTACCCTGGTACCAGGTTTCTTCAGTACGCTGCTGGGCAGGCAGTAACTCGATAAATTCCTTGAAACGCCCATCAAGAAAACTCCAGCCACGTTGAATATGGCGGATCAGGCTCTGCGCCTTGTATTGCGTCACTACGCCGATACGACGCACTCCCGAATTGACGCAATTGGACAGTGCGAAATCGATAATACGGAATTTGCCCCCAAACGGAACGGCTGGTTTAGCGCGCCAGTCCGTGAGATTTTTCAGCCGCGTGCCCCTGCCGCCCGCCAGTATCAACGCCAGAGTATTACGCGTAAGTTTGCTGACAAAACGTGGGTGATGGTTGAATGGTTCGGCTTGTGGAGTGTCCATAATCGCTCACCTGGTTAGTAGTCAAGTCATCTTACGTTATTTCCATAGTCATTTCCAGCTGTCATTTCTGGCTGTATTGGCATGTTATGTAGGGTTATAATCAAGCGTATGTCAATCAGAAAAACACTCCCTGCCAACTTGTCTTCTCCAGATAATGATTTGCGCGCGTTACTGCTGGCTGCCAGATTGTATAACCCGCGACTGTATCTGGGAATGCACGAGCATGTTCACGGCAAGCTGATCAGGATTTACCAGCCTCACGCAACACATGCTTGGTTGCAGACTTCGCTCGGGTTTGAACCCATGCGGCATATTGACGGAACTGGAATTTTCGAGTGGACTGGGAACAATCCTGTGTTCCCTTATTTACTTCGTCTGGAAGATACATCGACACGCGAGATTGAAGAGCGCCATGATCCCTATGCATTTTCGTTACAAATATCTGGTCATGATTTGTACTTGTTCAACGAAGGTCGTCTGCATCAGGCTTATGTGATGCTGGGCGCACATCGTGCCAGAAATCATGGTATCCAGGGGGTACGTTTCTCGGTATGGGCACCTAATGCCGAGCGAGTGAGCGTGGTTGGGGATTTCAATCAGTGGGATGGTAGAGTCAATCCCATGATTTCGCATGCGCAAAGTGGTGTATGGGAGTTATTTATTCCGGATATGGCGGAAAGCAGCTTGTATAAGTATGAGATCCGTAACCGTTTCACTGGTGAGATCCTGTTAAAAACTGACCCCTATGCGAATCATTATGAATTGCGTCCGAATAACGCGGCACGAGTACCACCTGTCAAGGATCATTTTGACTGGCAGGATAGTGACTGGATGACGCAACGCGCAGATTGGGACTGGCAGCATGCGCCTGTCAATATTTATGAACTTCACCCCGGATCATGGAAAAGACACGCTGACGGCGCCTTCCTGTCTTACCGGGAGTTGGCCGTACAATTAGTGCCTTATCTGCTGGAAATGGGATATACCCATATTGAGTTGATGCCTGTCTCGGAGCACCCGCTGGATGAATCATGGGGATATCAAACAACTGGTTATTTTGCAGTAACCAGCCGTTTTGGCTGGCCAGATGATTGCAAATATTTTGTAGATACGTGTCATCAAGCCGGGATTGGCGTCATTCTCGACTGGGTGCCAGCACATTTTCCGAATGATGATTTTGCCCTGGCGCGTTTCGATGGCACGGCTCTCTATGAACATGAAGATCCGAGATTAGGCTACCACCAGGATTGGGGAACTTGTATCTTCAATTATGGGCGCAACGAAGTGAAATCTTTTCTGTTATCAAGCGCTCACTACTGGCTGGCAGAGTTTCATTTTGATGGTTTGCGTGTCGATGCGGTCGCATCGATGCTTTATCTTGATTACTCGCGCAAACCGGGAGAATGGTTGCCGAATCGTTCCGGAGGTCGTGAAAATCTCGAGGCCATCGAATTTTTGCGTGAACTCAATATCATGGTGCACGGGGTTTTTCCTGGTGCATTGACTCTGGCGGAAGAATCCACTGCTTGGCCGGCGGTATCACGCCCGGTTCACTTGGGTGGACTGGGGTTTTCGATTAAGTGGAACATGGGCTGGATGAACGACACGCTGCGCTATATGAAACATGATCCCCTCTACCGACGCTATCATCATAGCAACCTGACTTTTAGCCAGCTCTATGCTTATACGGAAAACTTTATTCTGCCCTTGTCGCACGACGAGGTTGTGCACGGCAAAGGATCCTTGCTCGATAAAATGCCGGGAGATGCCTGGCAGAAATTCGCCAACTTGCGTTTGTTATTTACCTATCAAATGACCTGTCCTGGAAAAAAAATGAATTTCATGGGTAACGAATTTGGACAGGGCCGGGAATGGCAGGTATGCGATCAACTAGATTGGTATTTGCTCGAGCTGAGTAGTCATAAAGGTGTGCAGACCTTGTTGCGAGACCTGAATCGGCTGTATCTGACCTTGCCAGCATTACACCAGCTGGATTTCTTCCAGAAGGGTTTCGACTGGATTGATTGTCACGATGCTGATCACTCTGTGATTTGCTTCCAGCGCCAGGCAGAAGATGGCTCTTTTCTGCTGGTAATATTGAATTTTACACCGGTACCGCAGCGTACTTACCGCGCCGGTGTGCCCTTGGCAGGTCAATATCAGGAGATATTCAATAGCGATTCAGTCTATTACGATGGCAGTAATGTCGGCAATCACGGTATCATCACTTCAGATCCCATACCTTGGTCCGGACGTAACGATTCCATAGAAATTACCTTACCCCCCCTGGCAGGAATTGTGCTTCAACCCGTTTAGGAACCTCTGATTAATTCCCCGCAAGCAATATAATTGCAAAGTCACGCGCCGCGAGAAGTTTCTCGATCAACTTGACGGGTTATTGCTTTGGCAGACTATGATTGATGTTATTGAACCACGCTATGCGCCAGGCAATGGGCGTGGCCGCAAACCATTTGCCCTGGAATCGATGCTGCGCGCGCATGTTGCGCAAATTATCTACAACTATTCCGATCCGGGCATGGAAGATGCGCTGTATGAGATTGAATCACTGCGCCGCTTTTGCGGCATTCGTCTGGAAGCCGTGCCGGATGAAAGCACTATTTTGCAATTTCGGCATTTACTGGAAAAACACGGGTTGATGGATCAAATCTTCCAGGTCATCAACCAAACGCTGGGTGAGCGTGGGTTGTTCTTGAAAGCCGGCACCATCGTCGATGCCAGCCTGATTGCCGCGCCAGCTACCTTTGCCGTCCATACTGATCTGGATACCGTTATCCTTCAGCAGCCCAGTGAATTCCAAGCTGGTGAATTGGCACCCTTGGTCAGTATTGAAGATGTCCGGCTTGCCATACTGACAAAGTAGAATTACTTGGGGCATCGAAAATCTCTCACTAAATTCCAGTCTTCATGCGTACGGCCTGGGTTGCCAGGGTTTTTCCGAGATCCCAGACAGCAGCGGGTCCGCGATGGGCATCCGCAATAACGTCGCTGACAGCAACCGTTAACCACCGTACATCATCTTCTGTCAGAATAAGCGGGGGAATAAACTTGACGATATTCATGCCATGACCGGCTACCTGCGACAATATTTTGTGTTTCTGAAATAGTGGTACGGTAATCATTTGTGAAAACAACCCTTTGTTGGCAGCTTCCAGCATTTTCCAGGAAAGTTTCAGTGACAAGCTGCGAGGTTCAGTAAACTGTAACGCAATCATCATTCCCAGGCCGCGGATTTCAGTAAAGCATTCATGTTTGTCGATCAGTGGTCGGAGTATATCCACAATCATTTTTCCTGTGCGGGCTGCATGTTCAATCAGGTTTTCTGATTCCAATACTTCCAGAGTGGCAAGCCCGGCCGCCATTGCCAAGTTATTTTTACCGAAGGTGCTGCCATGCACGACGGCACGATCCATCCGGTTAAAAACCCGGTTAAATATCCATTCTTTGCATACCAGTGCTCCAACCGGTATAAAACCACCAGACAACGCCTTTGCCATGCAAAGTATGTCCGGCTCGACACCCCAGTGTTCGACAGCCCACCATTTTCCGGTGCGTCCTAATCCTGTCTGTATTTCATCGGCGATGAACAGTGCGCCATATTTTTGTGTCAATCTGGCTGCCTCGGGAAGATAATTTTCGTCCGGAATCCATACGCCATGGCCTTGTACCGGTTCGGTAATAAAAGCGGCAACATCTCCTTGTGATAAAGCTTGTTCCAGTGCGGCAAGGTCGTTAAATGGAATTTCAACAAAGTCCGGTACCATGGGGCCGAATCCTTTTTTGTAGTGATCATCTCCTGTAGCAGAGAGCGAACCCAGACTCAATCCGTGGTAACAACCGTGACAGAAGATAATTTTGGATTTCTGGGTGGCATAGCGGCTGAATTTGATTGCAGCTTCGATAGTTTCAGTGCCGGAATTAGCAAAAAATACACGGCTTAGACTTTCGGGAGTGAGTGCGACCAGTTTTTCTGCCAGCAGGCCAGCCAGAAGAGAGACATCCAGCTGTACAAGGTTAGGTAAATCCTCGGCTAGCACATCCCTTAATGTGCCAACTATTTCTGGATGGTTCCGGCCTAATGCGAATACACCAAATCCACTCAGCAGGTCCAGGTAACGATTGCCATTTTCATCATAGAGATAAGCACCTTGGGCTTTTACATAGTGCCGATCAAAACCGATGGTTTTAAGAACATTGACCATCTGACTGTTCAAAAAATGATCATGCAGGGAAAAATTTTCCTTGCCACGTTGTTGTAACAGATCACGAATTTTCATGAGTGAGGGTTCCTGAGGAGGGTGCTGCTGTAGTGCTGATAAATGAGAGTTATTCTACCTGAATCTGATGTATGGCCGCTATCGGTATATTGGGCCATGTGGCGCTCCCAGACGCGATTACAGAGGAGACAGACCCGGCTCCAATTTTGAGCGTGCCTGATTTAAAATTAAGCGGTTAAATATAACTCAATTTTAGGCATCCAGCCCCCAACCTTCTGGAGAAATCAAACAGCCGCACAGTAATTCGACGAAAGTGGCGTGAGCGCGCAAGGGCACGGCGGTGAGCAAATGGGTAATCCCGCTTGACAGGCAAAGTCGGATAGTTTGAGCGTAGGACATAGAACACCAAATGAGGAATAAAAATTTCGGCATATCGCTCTGAATCTGATTAAGGCCGAAAAAATATCCAAAGTTTGCTTCAAAATCAAGCGTTTAAAAGCTAGATGGGATAATGACTATTTATGTCGGATAATTGGGATAATTTAAGCGCGATGGGGGTATAAATAATTTTGTGTAAATGGTCATTTGGTAGGAAACTGCTTATATATTTTTGGAGTAAAAATGACCACACTTAAACCCCTGTCGACCGACTTTGATATTGCTCCGTTAACCGCATCACCTCATCAATGGGCGCACAACGACGCGAAGTCTGAGTCAGGCGCTTATCCAGCAGTGCATCCAGTCCCCCTTCGTTGTATCTGCCCAGGTAGCGCAGAAATGTACGATCACATACTCCACAATAGCACCCATAGCCGCTTCTTCCTGTATAAAACCTCCACTTCTCCAGCCTTTATAAGCTTCCTCAAGCCTCATCTTTCGTGTCTTCTGTAGCCATTCTGTCCGTTTCATTTCAAACCCTCATTGGGCTAAAGATAATCCGGACAGATCGTGTGCTACAAACCCGAACAGTCTATTTGTTCTCTACAGTGTCAACACAAGTCATTGACTATCGTGTTTGATCAAGATAAAATCAGCAGCCGTTAAAGAGGCTATGGTCAATATAGCAGCTCACAGGAAAAAGACTCAAAAATAAGTAAAAATTATCAAGTCATGAGATTCGGCTAAATGGCATTAATTAAGAACGTGCAGTTACGTACAGTCATACGCTGGCAATTAATATTCTCAGTGATAGTTTTGGTTATATTTGGTGTGACTGTTGGCATGCACGGAGCGATTTCAGGATTTTTGGGTGCTCTAATAAGCGCCGGAGCCGCATCGGTTTATGCCATCGTGGTATCGAGACACAAGGGATTTTCTGCTAGTGGCACTCTGCGAACCGCCCTGCGGGCTGAGTTGCTAAAGATTTTAATAATTATCGTGGCGCTCTGGGCGGTATTTGCGAATTATCAGAGTGTTAAACCGGTTATATTTATCTGCTCATTTATGGGTGCAGTGATATTGTCCAGTATGGCTTTGTTCGTGCCATCAAGGACCATGTTAAACAACAATATGCAAAACGATAAGTAAAGAAAAAATGGCATCTGAAACTGAATTGACTCCAACATCTTATATCCAGCACCATCTGACTAACCTAACGACAGGTATTGGAGAGGGGCCATTCTGGGTCTTGCACGTTGATACTCTTGTAATGTCTGTTCTGCTGGGAGTGTTGAGTTTGGGTGCGATTTGGATGGTCGTTAGAACCGCTACCAGTGGCGTTCCTGACAAAAAGCAGGCTTTTGTGGAGCTCCTGATAGAGTTTGTGGATGATCAGGTAAAAAATACGTTTCATGGAAATCGACATTCATTTGTTGCACCTGCGGCTTTGACGGTATTTGTATGGGTGCTGGTGCTAAATGCCATGGATTTGTTGCCCATAGATATCATGGCGGCAATATACGAGAATGTATTTGGATTGCATAATTGGCGTAGCGTGCCAACGACAGACGTCAATACAACTTTTGCGTTGGCTTTGTCAATATGGATACTGACAATATACTTCGGAATCAAGGTTAAAGGTTTGGGGGGCTGGCTCGGTGAACTTATATTTAGCCCATTTGGAAAAAACCCACTATTGTGGCCACTCAACTTGTTGTTTAATCTTATCGAATACGTATCTAAACCTCTTTCGCACTCGCTACGGCTTTTTGGGAATATTTATGCGGGTGAGATTATATTTTTGTTGCTCGGAATGTGGGCGGCAACTGGTGCGGCAGGAGCGGTTTTTGGAGCTATTCTTGGCGCGGGTTGGGCGATTTTTCATATACTGATTGTTACCTTGCAGGCGTTCATTTTCATGATGCTAACAGTAGTCTATCTGTCTATGGCTCAAGAGTCTCATTGAAATAATTAAGCAGTAGTTTTTTTAACTTGAAATAAATAAAGGGAAGAACATAATGGACAATTTGCAATTTTTAGCAATGATTCAAGCATATACAGGTATTGGCATTGGTTTAATGATTGGGTTGGGTTCCGCTGGTGCGTGTATCGGAGTGGGGATTATGTGTAGTCGGTTTCTTGAGGGAGCTGCGCGTCAGCCAGAAATGATTCCGACCTTGCAAGGTAAGGTTTTCTTGCTGCTAGGTCTGACAGATGCCTCTTTCATTATTGCAGTTGGCCTTGCGATGTTGTTTGCTTTTGGTAATCCGTTGCTGGCTGTTATTCAATAAGATTGGATTCATTCTACATGGCGAGTGAGTAAATAGACATGAATATAAATTTCACACTAGTCTCGCAAGCGATTGCTTTCTCGGTTTTTATCTGGTTTACCGTAAAGTTTGTCTGGCCGCCACTGCTGCGTGCTATTGAAGATAGGCAGAAGCAGATTGCGGATGGGTTGGCTGCTGGCGAGCGTGGAAAAAAAGAGTTGGAGCTTGCTAGCCAGCGGTCATCCGATACATTGAAAGATGCGAAGCAGCGTGCTAATGAGATAGTTATCCAGGCTGAAAAAAGAGCATCTGACATCATTGAAGAGGCAAAGCTCACGGCGAGGGAAGAAGGAAAAAAGATTGTTGCTGGTGCAAAGGCTGAAATTGAACATGAAATTTTTAGTGCGCGTGAGGTATTGCGTCAACAGGTTTCGAGTTTAGCTGTGCAGGGGGCGTCTAAAATTCTTCGTAGAGAAATAGATCTTAAAGCGCATGCAGATTTGCTGACATCACTCCAAACAGAGCTAAAATAACTATGGCGGAAGCAATTACAATTGCTAGACCTTATGCCGAAGCGGTTTTTAAATTGGCAAGAGAGGAAAAAGAGTTGTCGGTATGGTCGGAAATGTTGGATGTGATTTTGTTAGTAATTTCTGATAAACAGATAAGTGCTATTCTTAATAATCCACGTATACCAGCAGACAAACTGAGTGAAGTTATTATTGACTCGTGTTCGGGGAGCTTAAATAAGCAGGCTAAAAATTTAATTACCGTAATGGCGGATAATAAGCGTTTGCAAATTTTTCCTCAGCTAAAAGCACTTTATGAACAGCTTAGAGCACGGCATGAAAATATACTTGAGGCAAAAATAATTTCAGCTTTTCCCCTCAAGCCTGATCAGGAAGAAAAACTTGTTTCGGTGCTACGAACCAAATTTCAACGTAAAGTTAATGTGACCAGCGCTGTGGATGCTGACTTGATTGGTGGCGTAAAAATAGAAATAGGTGATCAGGTAATAGATAGCTCTGTATCTGGTAAATTGGCTGCAATGACAGCTGTCCTCAAAAGCTAGGAGTTAATAGAATGCAGTTGAATCCATCAGAAATAAGTGAATTAATCAGAAATAAGATAGAGGGTCTTGCAGTTACCTCGGAATTTCGTACGCAGGGTACGATTGTATCAGTCACGGACGGTATCGTTCGTGTACACGGTTTGTCCGATGTGATGCAAGGCGAGATGCTTGAGTTTCCGGGTAATACGTTTGGTCTCGCTCTCAATCTTGAGCGAGATTCCGTCGGTGCAGTTATTCTGGGTGCGTATGAGCATCTTAAGGAAGGGGAAATTGTCAAGTGTACCGGAAGGATTTTAGAGGTTCCGGTAGGCGAAGCATTGCTGGGTAGAGTAGTGAATGCACTAGGCCAGCCTATAGATGGAAAAGGTCCAATCGCAGCGGAGGGAATGGAGCCCATAGAAAAGATTGCGCCAGGCGTGATTTGGCGGAAATCTGTTGATCAGCCAGTACAAACTGGTTTGAAATCCATTGATGCCATGGTTCCGGTGGGGAGGGGGCAAAGAGAATTAATTATTGGAGATCGCCAAACCGGTAAAACAGCGGTCGCAATTGATACAATCATCAATCAGAAGAATGAGAATATGGTTTGTATCTATGTGGCAATCGGTCAAAAAGCTTCGTCAATTGCAAGTGTGGTGCGGAAGTTGGAAGAGGTGGGAGCGATGGCATACACCATTGTTGTCGCAGCAACGGCTTCTGAATCAGCAGCCATGCAATTTATTGCGCCCTATTCCGGCTGTACTATGGGGGAATATTTTCGTGATAAGGGTCAGGATGCATTGATTGTTTATGATGATTTAACTAAACAAGCGTGGGCATATAGACAGATCTCATTGCTATTGCGCCGCCCACCTGGTCGTGAGGCTTATCCGGGAGATGTGTTTTATCTGCATTCACGCTTGTTGGAACGGGCTGCTAGGGTTAATGAGGCCTATGTGGAAAATGCGACCAATGGAAAAGTCAAAGGAAAAACGGGATCACTGACTGCAT encodes the following:
- the glgC gene encoding glucose-1-phosphate adenylyltransferase, with the protein product MDTPQAEPFNHHPRFVSKLTRNTLALILAGGRGTRLKNLTDWRAKPAVPFGGKFRIIDFALSNCVNSGVRRIGVVTQYKAQSLIRHIQRGWSFLDGRFKEFIELLPAQQRTEETWYQGTADAVFQNLDILRSHDPQYVLILGGDHIYKMDYGRLLADHAETQADLTVACIEVPVSEASAFGVMAVDSAWRIIDFSEKPENPSPIPGQPDKALVSMGIYVFNARFLYDHLIQDHDANASSHDFGRDIIPRLVESAQVYAHRFQRSCVSTTPDAPYWRDVGTVNAYWEANIDLTTITPDLNLYDEDWPIWTYQEQLPPAKFVFDDNDRRGQALDSMVSGGCIISGSTVRRSLLFSNVQVRSFSAIEDCVILPNVDIGRHARLRRVVIEKNCIIPEGLVAGFDADEDKKRFLVTQEGVALITPEMLGQSYHYVR
- the glgB gene encoding 1,4-alpha-glucan branching protein GlgB → MSIRKTLPANLSSPDNDLRALLLAARLYNPRLYLGMHEHVHGKLIRIYQPHATHAWLQTSLGFEPMRHIDGTGIFEWTGNNPVFPYLLRLEDTSTREIEERHDPYAFSLQISGHDLYLFNEGRLHQAYVMLGAHRARNHGIQGVRFSVWAPNAERVSVVGDFNQWDGRVNPMISHAQSGVWELFIPDMAESSLYKYEIRNRFTGEILLKTDPYANHYELRPNNAARVPPVKDHFDWQDSDWMTQRADWDWQHAPVNIYELHPGSWKRHADGAFLSYRELAVQLVPYLLEMGYTHIELMPVSEHPLDESWGYQTTGYFAVTSRFGWPDDCKYFVDTCHQAGIGVILDWVPAHFPNDDFALARFDGTALYEHEDPRLGYHQDWGTCIFNYGRNEVKSFLLSSAHYWLAEFHFDGLRVDAVASMLYLDYSRKPGEWLPNRSGGRENLEAIEFLRELNIMVHGVFPGALTLAEESTAWPAVSRPVHLGGLGFSIKWNMGWMNDTLRYMKHDPLYRRYHHSNLTFSQLYAYTENFILPLSHDEVVHGKGSLLDKMPGDAWQKFANLRLLFTYQMTCPGKKMNFMGNEFGQGREWQVCDQLDWYLLELSSHKGVQTLLRDLNRLYLTLPALHQLDFFQKGFDWIDCHDADHSVICFQRQAEDGSFLLVILNFTPVPQRTYRAGVPLAGQYQEIFNSDSVYYDGSNVGNHGIITSDPIPWSGRNDSIEITLPPLAGIVLQPV
- a CDS encoding aspartate aminotransferase family protein; protein product: MKIRDLLQQRGKENFSLHDHFLNSQMVNVLKTIGFDRHYVKAQGAYLYDENGNRYLDLLSGFGVFALGRNHPEIVGTLRDVLAEDLPNLVQLDVSLLAGLLAEKLVALTPESLSRVFFANSGTETIEAAIKFSRYATQKSKIIFCHGCYHGLSLGSLSATGDDHYKKGFGPMVPDFVEIPFNDLAALEQALSQGDVAAFITEPVQGHGVWIPDENYLPEAARLTQKYGALFIADEIQTGLGRTGKWWAVEHWGVEPDILCMAKALSGGFIPVGALVCKEWIFNRVFNRMDRAVVHGSTFGKNNLAMAAGLATLEVLESENLIEHAARTGKMIVDILRPLIDKHECFTEIRGLGMMIALQFTEPRSLSLKLSWKMLEAANKGLFSQMITVPLFQKHKILSQVAGHGMNIVKFIPPLILTEDDVRWLTVAVSDVIADAHRGPAAVWDLGKTLATQAVRMKTGI
- a CDS encoding ATP synthase subunit I, giving the protein MALIKNVQLRTVIRWQLIFSVIVLVIFGVTVGMHGAISGFLGALISAGAASVYAIVVSRHKGFSASGTLRTALRAELLKILIIIVALWAVFANYQSVKPVIFICSFMGAVILSSMALFVPSRTMLNNNMQNDK
- the atpB gene encoding F0F1 ATP synthase subunit A, with the protein product MASETELTPTSYIQHHLTNLTTGIGEGPFWVLHVDTLVMSVLLGVLSLGAIWMVVRTATSGVPDKKQAFVELLIEFVDDQVKNTFHGNRHSFVAPAALTVFVWVLVLNAMDLLPIDIMAAIYENVFGLHNWRSVPTTDVNTTFALALSIWILTIYFGIKVKGLGGWLGELIFSPFGKNPLLWPLNLLFNLIEYVSKPLSHSLRLFGNIYAGEIIFLLLGMWAATGAAGAVFGAILGAGWAIFHILIVTLQAFIFMMLTVVYLSMAQESH
- the atpE gene encoding F0F1 ATP synthase subunit C; the protein is MDNLQFLAMIQAYTGIGIGLMIGLGSAGACIGVGIMCSRFLEGAARQPEMIPTLQGKVFLLLGLTDASFIIAVGLAMLFAFGNPLLAVIQ
- a CDS encoding F0F1 ATP synthase subunit B — protein: MNINFTLVSQAIAFSVFIWFTVKFVWPPLLRAIEDRQKQIADGLAAGERGKKELELASQRSSDTLKDAKQRANEIVIQAEKRASDIIEEAKLTAREEGKKIVAGAKAEIEHEIFSAREVLRQQVSSLAVQGASKILRREIDLKAHADLLTSLQTELK
- a CDS encoding F0F1 ATP synthase subunit delta produces the protein MAEAITIARPYAEAVFKLAREEKELSVWSEMLDVILLVISDKQISAILNNPRIPADKLSEVIIDSCSGSLNKQAKNLITVMADNKRLQIFPQLKALYEQLRARHENILEAKIISAFPLKPDQEEKLVSVLRTKFQRKVNVTSAVDADLIGGVKIEIGDQVIDSSVSGKLAAMTAVLKS
- a CDS encoding F0F1 ATP synthase subunit alpha, translating into MQLNPSEISELIRNKIEGLAVTSEFRTQGTIVSVTDGIVRVHGLSDVMQGEMLEFPGNTFGLALNLERDSVGAVILGAYEHLKEGEIVKCTGRILEVPVGEALLGRVVNALGQPIDGKGPIAAEGMEPIEKIAPGVIWRKSVDQPVQTGLKSIDAMVPVGRGQRELIIGDRQTGKTAVAIDTIINQKNENMVCIYVAIGQKASSIASVVRKLEEVGAMAYTIVVAATASESAAMQFIAPYSGCTMGEYFRDKGQDALIVYDDLTKQAWAYRQISLLLRRPPGREAYPGDVFYLHSRLLERAARVNEAYVENATNGKVKGKTGSLTALPIIETQAGDVTAFVPTNVISITDGQIFLETDLFNAGIRPAINAGISVSRVGGAAQTKVIKKLGGGIRLALAQYRELAAFSQFASDLDEATRKQLERGKMATELMKQNQYSTQKVSEMAVTLFALNKGYFDDVELNRALAFEGALKGYIVSHHPLVLEKIESSKNLDEETEKALEAAIIQFKQNGAY